The Candidatus Mycolicibacterium alkanivorans genome contains a region encoding:
- the gap gene encoding type I glyceraldehyde-3-phosphate dehydrogenase yields MTIRVGVNGFGRIGRNFYRALAIQQAEGKANDIEIVAVNDLTDNATLAHLLKFDSILGRLPEDVTLEGEDTIVIGSTKIKALEVKEGPAALPWGDLGVDVVVESTGIFTAAGKAKGHLDAGAKKVIISAPATDEDITIVMGVNDDKYDGSQNIISNASCTTNCLGPFAKVLNDEFGIVTGLMTTVHAYTQDQNLQDGPHKDLRRARAAALNIVPTSTGAAKAIGLVLPELKGKLDGFALRVPIPTGSCTDLTVELSKEASAADINAAMKAAAEGKLKGILKYYDAPIVSTDIVTDPHSSIFDAGLTKVIGNQAKAVSWYDNEWGYSNRLVDLVGLVGKSL; encoded by the coding sequence GTGACGATCCGGGTTGGCGTTAACGGCTTCGGCCGCATCGGACGCAACTTCTACCGGGCCCTGGCCATCCAGCAGGCCGAGGGCAAGGCCAACGACATCGAGATCGTGGCGGTCAACGACCTCACCGACAACGCCACTCTCGCGCACCTGCTGAAGTTCGACTCGATCCTCGGCCGCCTGCCCGAGGACGTCACGCTCGAGGGCGAGGACACCATCGTCATCGGCAGCACCAAGATCAAGGCGCTCGAGGTGAAAGAGGGGCCCGCGGCTCTTCCCTGGGGCGACCTGGGCGTCGACGTGGTCGTCGAGTCCACCGGCATCTTCACCGCCGCCGGCAAGGCCAAGGGCCACCTGGACGCAGGCGCGAAGAAGGTCATCATCTCCGCGCCGGCCACCGACGAGGACATCACGATCGTGATGGGCGTCAACGACGACAAGTACGACGGCAGCCAGAACATCATCTCCAACGCCTCGTGCACCACGAACTGCCTCGGCCCGTTCGCCAAGGTGCTCAACGACGAGTTCGGCATCGTCACGGGTCTGATGACCACCGTGCACGCCTACACCCAGGACCAGAATCTGCAGGACGGCCCGCACAAGGACCTGCGTCGCGCCCGTGCCGCCGCGCTCAACATCGTGCCCACATCGACCGGAGCCGCCAAGGCCATCGGCCTGGTGCTCCCCGAATTGAAGGGCAAGCTCGACGGTTTCGCGCTGCGCGTGCCGATCCCCACCGGCTCGTGCACCGACCTGACCGTGGAGCTGAGCAAAGAGGCCAGCGCCGCCGACATCAACGCCGCGATGAAGGCGGCCGCTGAGGGCAAGCTCAAGGGCATCTTGAAGTACTACGACGCCCCGATCGTGTCCACCGACATCGTCACCGACCCGCACAGCTCGATCTTCGACGCCGGCCTGACCAAGGTCATCGGCAATCAGGCCAAGGCCGTGTCGTGGTACGACAACGAGTGGGGCTACTCCAACCGGCTCGTCGACCTGGTCGGCCTGGTCGGCAAGTCGCTGTAA
- the whiA gene encoding DNA-binding protein WhiA, whose product MTAEVKDELSRLVVNSASARRAEVASLLRFAGGLHIVSGRVIVEAEVDLGIIARRLRQDIYDLYGYNAVVHVLSASGIRKSTRYLVRVAKDGEALARQTGLLDLRGRPVRGLPAQVVGGSVGDAEAAWRGAFLAHGSLSEPGRSSALEISCPGPEAALALVGAARRLGVSAKAREVRSTDRVVVRDGEAIGALLTRMGAQDTRLAWEERRMRREVRATANRLANFDDANLRRSARAAVAAAARVERALEIMADTVPEHLAAAGRLRVEHRQASLEELGRLADPPMTKDAVAGRIRRLLSMADRKAKQDGIPDTESAVTPDLLDDA is encoded by the coding sequence ATGACTGCCGAGGTGAAGGACGAACTGAGCCGGCTGGTGGTCAACTCCGCGAGTGCGCGCCGGGCGGAGGTGGCATCGCTCCTGCGGTTCGCCGGAGGTCTGCATATCGTGTCCGGCCGTGTAATTGTCGAAGCCGAGGTGGATCTGGGCATCATCGCCCGTCGGCTTCGCCAGGACATCTACGACCTCTATGGCTACAACGCCGTGGTGCACGTGCTGTCGGCCAGCGGGATCCGCAAGAGCACCCGCTATCTGGTCCGGGTCGCCAAGGACGGTGAGGCGCTGGCGCGCCAGACCGGCCTGCTCGACCTGCGTGGCCGCCCGGTGCGCGGCCTGCCCGCTCAGGTGGTCGGCGGGAGCGTCGGCGATGCCGAGGCCGCCTGGCGCGGAGCGTTTCTGGCGCATGGTTCGCTGTCCGAGCCGGGCCGCTCGTCGGCGCTCGAAATCAGTTGTCCCGGACCGGAAGCGGCGCTGGCTCTGGTCGGAGCCGCCCGCCGGCTGGGCGTGAGTGCCAAGGCGCGTGAGGTGCGCAGCACCGACCGGGTGGTGGTACGCGACGGCGAGGCCATCGGCGCGTTGCTGACCCGGATGGGTGCCCAGGACACCCGGCTGGCCTGGGAGGAGCGGCGGATGCGCCGCGAAGTGCGGGCCACCGCAAACCGGCTGGCGAACTTCGACGACGCCAACCTGCGCCGGTCGGCGCGTGCTGCGGTGGCTGCCGCCGCCCGGGTCGAGCGCGCCCTGGAGATCATGGCCGACACGGTGCCCGAGCACCTGGCCGCAGCGGGCAGGTTGCGCGTCGAGCACCGGCAGGCCTCACTGGAGGAGCTCGGTCGGCTGGCTGACCCGCCGATGACGAAAGATGCTGTGGCAGGACGTATTCGGCGCCTGCTGTCGATGGCTGATCGTAAGGCCAAGCAGGACGGTATCCCGGACACCGAGTCCGCTGTCACGCCGGACCTGCTCGATGACGCCTAG
- the yvcK gene encoding uridine diphosphate-N-acetylglucosamine-binding protein YvcK, with protein sequence MSPRIVALGGGHGLYATLSAARRLTPHVTAVVTVADDGGSSGRLRSELDVVPPGDLRMALAALASDSPHGRLWATIIQHRFGGSGALAGHPIGNLILAGLNEVLADPVAALDELGRVLGVKGRVLPMCPIALQIEADVAGLESDPRMSRVISGQVAVATTPGKVRRVRLLPGDPPATRQAVDVIMSADLVVLGPGSWFTSVIPHVLVPGLAAALKATTARRALVLNLAAEPGETAGFSAERHLHVLAQHAPDFSVHEIVVDAARVPSDRERDQLRRTASLLEASVQFADVSRPGTPLHDPTKLAAALDGVRTRGAVHPPPAAPTAASMEAGAMRRGDGVEGPRGPRGDDPWR encoded by the coding sequence ATCAGCCCACGGATCGTCGCGCTCGGCGGCGGCCACGGCCTGTACGCGACGCTATCCGCGGCCCGCCGGCTGACCCCGCATGTCACCGCGGTGGTCACCGTCGCCGACGACGGCGGCTCCTCGGGGCGGCTGCGCAGCGAGCTCGACGTCGTGCCGCCCGGTGACCTGCGAATGGCGTTGGCGGCCTTGGCATCCGACAGTCCACACGGCCGGCTCTGGGCGACCATCATCCAGCACCGGTTCGGCGGCAGCGGCGCGCTGGCGGGTCATCCGATCGGCAACTTGATCCTGGCCGGCCTCAATGAGGTACTCGCAGATCCGGTCGCCGCACTCGACGAACTGGGCCGCGTCCTCGGCGTCAAGGGCAGGGTTCTGCCGATGTGCCCGATCGCCCTGCAGATCGAGGCCGACGTGGCCGGGCTGGAGAGCGATCCGCGGATGAGCCGGGTGATCAGCGGCCAGGTGGCGGTCGCGACCACTCCGGGCAAGGTTCGCCGGGTGCGGCTGCTGCCCGGCGATCCGCCGGCCACCCGGCAGGCCGTCGACGTCATCATGTCCGCGGACCTGGTCGTCCTCGGGCCGGGCTCGTGGTTCACCAGCGTCATCCCGCACGTTCTGGTGCCGGGCCTGGCGGCCGCGCTGAAGGCGACCACCGCGCGGCGGGCCCTGGTGCTGAATCTGGCCGCCGAGCCGGGCGAGACGGCCGGGTTCTCGGCGGAGCGTCACCTGCACGTCCTAGCCCAGCATGCGCCCGATTTCTCGGTGCACGAGATCGTCGTGGACGCCGCTCGGGTGCCGTCGGATCGGGAGCGTGATCAACTTCGTCGTACGGCCAGCCTGTTGGAAGCGTCAGTGCAGTTTGCCGACGTGTCCAGACCTGGTACACCTTTACATGACCCGACGAAGTTGGCCGCAGCGCTCGACGGTGTGCGCACACGGGGAGCGGTTCATCCGCCACCTGCCGCTCCGACCGCTGCCTCGATGGAGGCAGGTGCAATGCGACGGGGGGACGGGGTGGAGGGACCGAGAGGACCGAGAGGTGACGACCCGTGGCGATGA
- the rapZ gene encoding RNase adapter RapZ — MTDHTTGEDVQTQTVGEPESGIDVVLVTGLSGAGRGTAAKVLEDLGWYVADNLPPELIARMVDLGLAAGSRITRLAVVMDVRSRGFTGDLDWVRNELATRNIHPRVLFMEASDDILVRRYENNRRSHPLQGNQTLAEGIAAERAMLAPVRASADLVIDTSTLSVRALRESIERAFGGETVAQTSVTVESFGFKYGLPMDADMVMDVRFLPNPHWVDELRPHTGQHPAVRDYVLSQPGAGEFLQTYHQLLKLVVDGYSREGKRYMTVAIGCTGGKHRSVALAEALAALLDGNKQLSVRVLHRDLGRE; from the coding sequence ATGACCGATCACACCACAGGCGAAGACGTGCAGACCCAGACGGTGGGCGAACCCGAATCGGGTATCGACGTGGTGTTGGTGACCGGGCTGTCCGGAGCCGGCCGCGGCACCGCGGCCAAGGTGCTCGAGGACCTCGGCTGGTATGTGGCGGACAACCTGCCGCCGGAGCTCATTGCCCGGATGGTCGACCTGGGGCTGGCGGCGGGCTCGCGCATCACCCGGCTGGCCGTCGTGATGGATGTGCGCTCCCGCGGTTTCACCGGCGACCTGGATTGGGTACGCAACGAACTCGCGACCCGCAACATCCACCCGCGGGTGCTGTTCATGGAGGCCTCCGACGACATCCTGGTGCGCCGCTACGAGAACAACCGACGCAGTCATCCGTTGCAGGGCAACCAAACACTGGCCGAGGGCATCGCGGCAGAGCGGGCGATGCTCGCCCCCGTGCGGGCGTCGGCCGACCTCGTCATCGACACCTCTACGCTGTCGGTGCGCGCCCTGCGGGAGAGCATCGAGCGCGCGTTCGGCGGCGAGACGGTGGCCCAGACCAGCGTCACTGTCGAATCGTTCGGTTTCAAGTACGGCCTGCCGATGGACGCCGACATGGTGATGGATGTGCGGTTCCTGCCCAACCCGCACTGGGTCGACGAGCTGCGCCCGCATACCGGGCAGCATCCGGCCGTCCGTGACTACGTGCTGAGCCAACCCGGGGCCGGCGAGTTCCTGCAGACCTACCATCAGCTGCTGAAGCTCGTCGTCGACGGGTACAGCCGGGAGGGGAAGCGTTACATGACCGTGGCCATCGGCTGCACCGGCGGCAAGCACCGCAGTGTTGCGCTGGCCGAGGCGCTGGCCGCGCTGCTCGACGGCAACAAGCAACTCTCGGTGCGGGTGCTGCATCGGGATCTGGGCCGCGAATGA
- the uvrC gene encoding excinuclease ABC subunit UvrC — translation MPDPATYRPAPGSIPVEPGVYRFRDPHGRVIYVGKAKSLRSRLTSYFADLSNLHPRTRQMVTTAAKVEWTVVNTEVEALQLEYNWIKEFDPRFNVRYRDDKSYPVLAVTLNEEYPRLFVYRGPRRKGVRYFGPYSHAWAIRETLDLLTRVFPARTCSAGVFKRHSQIGRPCLLGYIDKCSAPCVARVSAEEHRKIVGDFCDFLSGKTDRFARELEHQMNAAAAELDFERAARLRDDIGALKRALEKQAVVLGDGTDADVVAFADDELEAAVQVFHVRGGRVRGQRGWVVEKPGDPGESAEAQLVEQFLTQFYGDQAELGSAADESTNPVPREVLVPCLPANSEELASWLSGLRGSRVALRVPQRGDKKALAETVHRNAQEALQQHKLKRAGDFTARSAALQNIQESLGLAEAPLRIECVDISHVQGTDVVASLVVFEDGLPRKSDYRHFAIREAAGEGRSDDVASIAEVTRRRFLRHVHDQQDPDQMTAEGKSRKFAYPPNLYVVDGGAPQVNAAQAVLDELGVDDVAVIGLAKRLEEVWVPAEPDPLILPRNSEGLYLLQRVRDEAHRFAISYHRSKRSKRMTASALDSVRGLGEARRKALVTHFGSLARLRQAGVEEITQVPGIGVATAAAVLEALGGSADSVGSAAQGDAVGDDQSAQQVSR, via the coding sequence GTGCCCGATCCCGCGACGTACCGCCCGGCGCCCGGATCGATTCCCGTCGAGCCGGGCGTCTACCGATTCCGGGATCCACACGGCCGGGTCATCTACGTCGGCAAGGCCAAGAGCCTGCGCAGCCGGCTGACGTCCTACTTCGCCGACCTGTCCAACCTGCACCCGCGCACCCGCCAGATGGTCACCACCGCCGCGAAGGTGGAATGGACGGTGGTCAACACCGAGGTCGAGGCGCTGCAGCTGGAATACAACTGGATCAAGGAGTTCGATCCGCGGTTCAACGTCCGCTACCGCGACGACAAGTCCTACCCGGTGCTGGCGGTCACCCTCAACGAGGAGTATCCGCGGCTGTTCGTCTACCGCGGCCCGCGGCGCAAGGGGGTCCGCTATTTCGGCCCGTACTCGCACGCCTGGGCCATCCGCGAAACCCTCGACCTGCTCACTCGGGTGTTCCCGGCCCGCACCTGTTCGGCCGGAGTGTTCAAGCGGCACAGCCAGATCGGACGGCCGTGCCTGCTGGGCTACATCGACAAGTGTTCGGCGCCGTGCGTCGCGCGGGTCAGCGCCGAAGAGCACCGCAAGATCGTCGGAGACTTCTGCGACTTCCTGTCCGGGAAGACCGACCGGTTCGCCCGCGAGCTCGAACACCAGATGAACGCCGCGGCAGCCGAACTCGACTTCGAGCGTGCCGCGCGGCTGCGCGACGACATCGGTGCGCTCAAGCGCGCACTGGAGAAGCAGGCCGTGGTGCTCGGCGACGGCACCGATGCCGACGTCGTGGCCTTCGCCGACGACGAGCTCGAAGCCGCCGTCCAGGTCTTCCACGTCCGCGGCGGCCGGGTCCGCGGACAACGCGGCTGGGTGGTCGAGAAGCCTGGCGACCCTGGTGAATCTGCCGAAGCGCAGCTCGTCGAGCAGTTCCTCACCCAGTTCTACGGTGATCAGGCCGAATTAGGTTCGGCTGCAGATGAATCCACCAATCCGGTACCGCGGGAGGTGCTCGTGCCGTGCCTGCCGGCCAACTCCGAGGAGCTGGCCAGCTGGCTGTCCGGGCTGCGCGGATCCCGGGTGGCGCTACGGGTGCCGCAGCGCGGGGACAAGAAGGCGTTGGCCGAGACCGTGCACCGCAACGCACAAGAGGCGCTGCAGCAGCACAAGCTCAAGCGCGCCGGTGACTTCACCGCGAGATCGGCTGCGCTGCAGAACATTCAGGAGTCCCTCGGCCTGGCCGAGGCGCCGCTGCGCATCGAATGCGTCGACATCAGTCACGTGCAGGGCACCGATGTGGTGGCCTCGCTGGTGGTGTTCGAGGACGGGCTGCCGCGCAAGTCCGACTACCGGCACTTCGCCATCCGGGAGGCCGCCGGTGAAGGTCGTTCCGACGACGTCGCCTCCATCGCCGAGGTGACCCGCCGGCGCTTCCTGCGCCACGTGCACGACCAGCAGGACCCGGACCAGATGACCGCGGAAGGCAAGTCGCGCAAGTTCGCCTACCCGCCCAACCTCTACGTCGTCGACGGCGGCGCCCCCCAGGTCAACGCCGCCCAGGCCGTACTCGACGAACTGGGTGTCGACGACGTCGCGGTGATCGGGCTGGCCAAGAGGCTGGAGGAGGTATGGGTGCCCGCCGAGCCGGATCCGCTGATCCTGCCCCGCAACAGTGAGGGTCTGTACCTGCTGCAGCGGGTGCGTGACGAGGCGCACCGGTTCGCGATCTCCTACCACCGCAGCAAACGCTCCAAACGGATGACGGCCTCGGCGCTGGACTCGGTGCGGGGCCTGGGGGAGGCCCGGCGCAAGGCGCTGGTCACCCACTTCGGGTCGCTGGCCCGGCTGCGGCAGGCCGGCGTCGAGGAGATCACCCAGGTGCCCGGGATCGGGGTAGCGACGGCCGCCGCGGTGCTGGAAGCGCTAGGGGGGTCGGCGGATTCGGTGGGATCGGCTGCGCAGGGCGACGCGGTCGGCGATGATCAGAGTGCTCAGCAGGTATCCCGATGA
- a CDS encoding GNAT family N-acetyltransferase, translating to MPSTGSPQARVTRLTESDWEQFAHLRLRALSDAFGTADEQYLTESRFSATSWQQRLRDHAQFALFVTGAAWPATSDTGAAWPATSDTGAAWPAGLVAAHRESPDNVYLYSLWIDPRVRGRGLARRLVGAALDWARRGGVRTVTLRMAPDNRIARSLYEGFGFVEVPGPGTAEVPMRLSLG from the coding sequence GTGCCCAGCACCGGCAGCCCGCAGGCGCGCGTGACCCGCCTCACCGAGTCGGATTGGGAGCAGTTCGCTCACCTCCGGTTACGGGCGCTGTCCGACGCGTTCGGCACCGCCGACGAGCAATACCTGACCGAATCCCGGTTCTCGGCGACCAGCTGGCAACAGCGACTGCGCGATCACGCGCAGTTCGCGCTGTTCGTCACCGGAGCCGCCTGGCCGGCGACGTCGGACACCGGAGCCGCCTGGCCGGCGACGTCGGACACCGGAGCCGCCTGGCCGGCCGGACTGGTGGCCGCCCATCGGGAGAGTCCCGATAACGTCTACCTGTACTCGCTGTGGATCGATCCGCGGGTTCGCGGCCGTGGCCTGGCCCGCCGACTCGTCGGCGCCGCCCTGGACTGGGCACGCCGCGGCGGCGTTCGCACGGTGACGTTGCGGATGGCACCGGACAACCGCATCGCCCGGTCGCTCTACGAAGGTTTCGGGTTCGTCGAGGTACCCGGGCCCGGCACGGCAGAGGTGCCGATGCGGCTCAGCCTCGGCTGA
- a CDS encoding PH domain-containing protein encodes MSGPKGDWDVVLRPRLTPIFACVSAFVLATAGIVVGFLLNLRYTGAIIQPADQVAVATLGVIIAAAILLLALPRVRVGPAGIAVRNVVLERLVPWNEVVDVSFPEGSRWARVDIADHEYIPVLAIQSVDGERAIEAMDTLRSLMAKYRPDLSRG; translated from the coding sequence ATGAGCGGACCCAAAGGGGACTGGGACGTCGTGCTGCGGCCCCGGCTGACCCCGATCTTCGCCTGCGTCTCCGCGTTCGTCCTCGCCACGGCGGGGATCGTCGTCGGATTCCTGCTCAACCTCAGGTACACCGGGGCGATCATCCAGCCCGCCGACCAGGTGGCGGTCGCGACCCTGGGCGTCATCATCGCTGCGGCCATCCTGCTGCTGGCGCTGCCGCGCGTCCGGGTGGGCCCGGCCGGTATCGCGGTACGCAACGTGGTTCTCGAACGCCTGGTCCCGTGGAACGAGGTCGTCGACGTCTCGTTCCCAGAGGGCTCCCGGTGGGCGCGGGTGGACATCGCCGACCACGAGTACATTCCGGTGCTGGCCATCCAGTCGGTGGACGGTGAGCGCGCCATCGAGGCAATGGACACGCTGCGCTCTTTGATGGCCAAGTATCGGCCCGACCTCAGCCGAGGCTGA
- the ribH gene encoding 6,7-dimethyl-8-ribityllumazine synthase — protein sequence MSGGDGVPELPEMDASELSLAIVASTWHAKICNALLDGARRVAEDSGIASPTVVRVLGAIEIPVVAQELARTHDAVVALGVVIRGQTPHFDYVCDAVTQGLTRVSLDASTPVANGVLTTNTEEQALDRAGLPGSAEDKGAQAAAAALSTALTLRHLRA from the coding sequence ATGAGCGGGGGTGACGGCGTCCCGGAACTTCCGGAGATGGACGCCTCGGAGCTGTCGCTGGCGATCGTGGCCAGCACCTGGCACGCCAAGATCTGCAACGCCCTTCTCGACGGCGCCCGCCGGGTGGCCGAGGACTCCGGGATCGCCAGTCCGACCGTGGTCAGGGTGCTCGGCGCCATCGAAATCCCGGTAGTCGCACAGGAACTCGCCCGTACACACGACGCCGTCGTTGCGCTCGGTGTGGTGATCCGCGGCCAGACACCGCATTTCGACTACGTGTGCGACGCCGTCACCCAGGGCCTGACCCGAGTCTCGCTGGACGCCTCGACACCGGTGGCCAACGGGGTGCTGACCACCAACACCGAGGAGCAGGCGCTCGACCGGGCCGGGCTGCCCGGCTCGGCCGAGGACAAGGGCGCACAGGCTGCGGCCGCCGCGCTATCGACCGCACTGACGCTGCGCCATCTCAGGGCATGA
- a CDS encoding bifunctional 3,4-dihydroxy-2-butanone-4-phosphate synthase/GTP cyclohydrolase II gives MTRLDTVERAVADIAAGKAVVVIDDEDRENEGDLIFAAEKATPELVAFMVRYTSGYLCVPLDGEICDRLGLLPMYAVNQDKHGTAYTVTVDAKNGVGTGISASDRATTMRLLADPSSAAEDFTKPGHVVPLRAKDGGVLRRPGHTEAAVDLARMAGLQPAGAICEIVSQKDEGAMAQTDELRVFADEHDLALISIADLIEWRRKHEKHIERIAEARIPTRYGEFRAVGYSSIYEEVEHVALVRGDIAGPENDGHDVLVRVHSECLTGDVFGSRRCDCGPQLDTALAMVAREGRGIVLYMRGHEGRGIGLMHKLQAYQLQDAGADTVDANLELGLPADARDYGIGAQILVDLGVRSMRLLTNNPAKRVGLDGYGLHIIERVPLPVRANAENIRYLTTKRDRMGHDLTGLDDYNEAVRLPGDLGGAL, from the coding sequence ATGACGAGGCTGGACACCGTCGAAAGGGCGGTCGCCGATATCGCGGCGGGCAAGGCCGTCGTCGTCATCGATGACGAGGACCGCGAGAACGAGGGCGACCTGATCTTCGCCGCCGAGAAGGCGACGCCGGAGTTGGTCGCGTTCATGGTGCGCTACACCTCGGGTTACCTGTGCGTGCCACTGGACGGCGAGATCTGCGACCGGCTGGGCCTGCTGCCGATGTATGCGGTGAACCAGGACAAGCACGGCACCGCATACACCGTCACCGTCGACGCGAAAAATGGTGTCGGAACCGGCATTTCGGCATCCGACCGAGCGACGACGATGCGTCTGCTTGCCGATCCGTCCAGTGCCGCCGAGGATTTCACCAAGCCCGGGCACGTGGTCCCGCTGCGCGCGAAGGATGGTGGCGTGCTGCGCCGCCCCGGCCACACCGAGGCCGCCGTCGACCTGGCCAGGATGGCCGGCCTGCAGCCGGCCGGCGCCATCTGCGAGATCGTCAGCCAGAAGGACGAGGGCGCGATGGCCCAGACCGACGAGCTGCGGGTGTTCGCCGACGAGCACGACCTGGCGCTGATCTCCATCGCCGACCTCATCGAGTGGCGCCGCAAGCACGAGAAGCACATCGAGCGCATCGCCGAGGCCCGCATCCCGACTCGGTACGGCGAGTTCCGTGCGGTCGGCTACAGCAGCATCTACGAAGAGGTCGAGCACGTTGCCCTGGTGCGCGGCGACATCGCCGGCCCCGAGAACGACGGCCACGATGTGTTGGTACGCGTGCACTCCGAATGCCTGACCGGCGATGTATTCGGCTCGCGGCGCTGCGACTGCGGCCCGCAGCTCGACACCGCGCTGGCGATGGTGGCCCGCGAAGGCCGCGGCATCGTGCTCTACATGCGCGGACACGAGGGCCGCGGCATCGGCCTGATGCACAAGTTGCAGGCCTACCAGTTGCAGGACGCGGGTGCCGATACCGTGGACGCGAACCTGGAGCTGGGGCTGCCCGCAGACGCCCGCGACTACGGCATCGGCGCGCAGATCCTGGTCGATCTCGGCGTGCGGTCGATGCGTCTGCTGACCAACAACCCGGCCAAGCGCGTCGGGCTGGACGGCTACGGACTGCACATCATCGAGCGGGTGCCGCTGCCCGTGCGCGCCAACGCCGAGAACATCCGCTACCTGACGACCAAGCGGGACCGGATGGGCCACGACCTGACCGGGCTCGATGACTACAACGAGGCGGTGCGACTCCCCGGAGATCTCGGCGGGGCCCTGTGA
- a CDS encoding riboflavin synthase, translating to MFTGIVEELGEIVGKDDLGDSARFVIRGPVVTADAGRGDSIAVNGVCLTVVEVMADGRFSADVMAETLRRSSLAAVDVGSAVNLERAAAVNSRLGGHIVQGHVDGTGRVISRAPSEHWEVVRIALPPELSRYVVEKGSITVDGISLTVSALGQDWFEVSLIPTTLALTTLGRAPVGAEVNLEVDVIAKYVERLLGERGQ from the coding sequence GTGTTCACCGGAATCGTCGAGGAGCTGGGCGAAATAGTCGGCAAGGACGACCTGGGCGACTCGGCCCGCTTCGTCATCCGCGGGCCCGTCGTCACCGCAGACGCCGGCCGCGGCGACTCGATCGCCGTCAACGGCGTGTGCCTGACTGTCGTCGAGGTAATGGCCGACGGGCGGTTCAGCGCCGACGTGATGGCCGAGACGCTGCGGCGCTCGAGCCTGGCCGCTGTCGATGTCGGCAGCGCGGTGAACCTGGAGCGGGCTGCTGCCGTCAACAGCCGGCTGGGCGGCCACATCGTGCAGGGGCACGTCGACGGTACGGGCCGAGTGATTTCGCGCGCGCCGTCCGAGCACTGGGAAGTGGTGCGTATCGCACTGCCCCCCGAGCTGTCGCGCTACGTCGTGGAAAAGGGCTCGATCACCGTCGACGGCATCTCGCTGACGGTGTCTGCGCTGGGACAGGACTGGTTCGAGGTGTCACTGATCCCCACCACGCTGGCCCTGACGACGCTGGGCCGGGCGCCGGTCGGCGCGGAGGTGAACCTCGAGGTCGATGTCATCGCGAAGTACGTCGAACGGCTGCTGGGTGAACGTGGGCAATAA
- a CDS encoding LppX_LprAFG lipoprotein yields the protein MPTCRRMFAVLAALLASAALFVSGCSASKPAENLPDAPGPLQQSIQATKALKSAHLEITVNGKIDGLPVKKLSGDLTNVPSVAISGNSTISMGGSDVDIQLVVLEGTLFAALTPNNWLDMGPAADIYDPSVILNPDTGLANMLNSISDAKSQASETINGVNTVRIAGKVTADAVNKLIPQIKATGPIPATVWIGKDDPHQLVQAKVDPSEGSSVQLTLSDWDKPVTVTKPAV from the coding sequence ATGCCGACGTGCCGCCGAATGTTCGCCGTCCTTGCCGCCCTCCTCGCGAGCGCCGCCCTGTTCGTGTCGGGTTGCTCCGCCTCGAAGCCCGCCGAAAACCTCCCGGACGCCCCAGGGCCGCTTCAGCAGTCCATCCAGGCCACCAAGGCCCTCAAGAGCGCCCACCTGGAGATCACCGTCAATGGCAAGATCGACGGGCTGCCCGTCAAGAAGCTCTCCGGTGACCTGACCAATGTGCCCAGCGTCGCCATCTCGGGCAACTCCACGATCTCGATGGGCGGCTCCGACGTCGACATCCAGCTGGTCGTGCTGGAGGGCACGCTGTTCGCCGCGCTGACCCCCAACAACTGGCTCGACATGGGACCGGCCGCCGACATCTACGACCCGTCGGTGATCCTGAACCCCGATACCGGTCTGGCCAACATGCTGAACAGCATCAGCGACGCCAAGTCGCAGGCCAGCGAGACGATCAACGGCGTCAACACGGTCCGGATCGCCGGCAAGGTCACCGCGGATGCGGTCAACAAGCTGATCCCGCAGATCAAGGCCACCGGCCCGATTCCCGCGACGGTGTGGATCGGCAAGGACGATCCACACCAGCTGGTCCAGGCCAAGGTCGACCCGAGCGAGGGCAGCAGCGTCCAGCTGACCCTGTCGGACTGGGACAAGCCGGTGACCGTCACCAAGCCCGCGGTCTGA